In Alteromonas sp. V450, the following proteins share a genomic window:
- a CDS encoding winged helix-turn-helix domain-containing protein translates to MNDLNRQFCIAALSIDPLANTLHFQARTEKLSPKVMEVFCTLHQGNGGVVTREQLLDSVWADRFGGDESLSRAISELRKSLSRLLDTNKKIITTVPKRGYRLELSLLTEVCQVQSPAVEAPSELPATQSVQAHSVKKRSPIVHLLILATVLIAVVTVFFSGLGDNSQKEYRVLVIPFDVTDSDSKDERTLANGLLELALTHLSHVDNFKVASRTSSAYFRTNKHSLKEIQSLLPVDLILEGAVRREGNEHSVTYRLVEVDSGFTLFSNSKTVEPLNMQHAVNDLVMSITAHLGIEHKLIAPSPQSEEAYRLYLLAMDILTQNYNLEALQKAQDYLVRANAQSPKSQLIVESITSNYLEMMNLTSGKEQDAVVNAAKVFLKQSRAIGISSSTLSFFEGMLHMPLMSDPTRGNIQKALAHFSEAKMLGEKSFNFYFNYTYLLTIHHQYEKALAIAREGIGTHPLSYRLYGGLAFVNLLLGEEKNAHSIFAKMREIAPQDPTTAWMEALASTLSGQYQQTLDWAKQERASNPLTKTLMLDLSVLVVANRKDEIIRLFSLCEEKGTLPALTKVDCFHVTFAKAIYEKDVAGLSLHLSGLEDAHLSSSYIRSMVGQALLIMPVHLLEKYKATYERILEGELNGGGFSNIASLNLLTAIYFEQQGDAILSSEEISNKVESMFKEKVMPIAFSAEYHALLGNSERAISLLTLLVDGNDVMAIGRYYPYFQSPAFSTLREDSRFLDLEAKYTHKLSKMNRELAWEF, encoded by the coding sequence ATGAATGACCTAAATCGTCAATTTTGTATTGCTGCATTATCAATAGACCCCTTAGCTAATACACTTCATTTCCAAGCCCGAACCGAGAAGCTTTCACCAAAAGTTATGGAAGTATTCTGCACCTTACATCAAGGAAACGGGGGAGTGGTGACGAGAGAGCAGTTGTTGGACTCTGTGTGGGCGGACAGGTTTGGTGGTGATGAATCACTGTCTCGCGCCATCTCAGAACTTCGAAAATCACTTTCTAGGCTGCTGGATACTAATAAGAAGATAATTACAACCGTTCCTAAACGAGGTTATCGGCTTGAGTTATCACTATTGACAGAAGTTTGTCAGGTACAAAGCCCTGCTGTCGAAGCACCTTCTGAATTACCGGCCACACAATCTGTTCAAGCTCACAGTGTGAAAAAACGTTCTCCGATTGTTCATTTGCTCATCCTTGCAACTGTGTTGATAGCAGTCGTTACAGTATTTTTCAGTGGCCTTGGTGACAATTCTCAGAAGGAATATCGAGTACTTGTCATTCCTTTTGACGTGACAGACAGTGACAGCAAAGATGAACGTACCTTAGCAAACGGCCTACTTGAGTTAGCTCTCACGCATTTGTCACACGTTGACAATTTCAAAGTAGCGAGTCGAACGTCGAGTGCTTATTTTAGAACCAATAAACATAGCCTTAAAGAAATTCAAAGCTTGTTACCAGTCGACCTTATTCTTGAAGGGGCTGTTAGACGTGAGGGTAACGAGCATAGCGTAACCTACAGACTCGTTGAAGTAGATTCGGGGTTTACGCTTTTTTCCAATAGCAAAACAGTAGAGCCACTGAATATGCAACATGCAGTGAATGACTTGGTTATGAGTATAACTGCACATTTAGGTATTGAGCACAAGCTGATTGCGCCTAGCCCTCAATCTGAAGAAGCTTATCGACTTTATCTGTTAGCAATGGATATCCTTACCCAGAATTACAATCTTGAAGCCCTTCAAAAGGCTCAGGATTATCTTGTAAGGGCGAATGCTCAGTCGCCCAAGAGCCAGCTAATAGTCGAGTCGATCACAAGCAATTATCTCGAGATGATGAACTTAACATCAGGAAAAGAGCAAGATGCGGTAGTCAACGCTGCCAAAGTCTTCCTGAAGCAAAGCCGAGCAATTGGGATCTCGAGTAGCACGCTATCTTTTTTTGAAGGAATGCTGCACATGCCCCTCATGAGCGATCCGACAAGAGGCAATATACAAAAGGCATTAGCGCATTTTTCCGAAGCTAAAATGTTAGGTGAGAAAAGTTTTAACTTTTATTTCAATTATACCTACTTACTGACTATCCACCATCAATATGAGAAAGCACTTGCTATAGCGAGAGAAGGGATAGGCACTCACCCTCTTTCCTATAGACTTTATGGTGGGCTTGCGTTTGTCAACTTACTGCTTGGAGAAGAAAAAAATGCTCATTCAATATTTGCGAAAATGAGAGAAATAGCGCCACAAGACCCCACAACAGCATGGATGGAGGCGTTGGCGAGCACATTATCAGGTCAGTATCAACAGACGTTGGACTGGGCCAAGCAAGAACGAGCAAGTAACCCGTTAACCAAAACGCTCATGCTTGATCTGAGTGTTTTGGTTGTAGCTAACAGAAAAGACGAGATCATACGTTTATTTTCTTTGTGCGAAGAAAAGGGAACGTTGCCAGCTCTAACAAAGGTCGATTGTTTCCATGTTACATTTGCTAAAGCAATATATGAGAAGGATGTTGCCGGGTTATCACTGCATTTATCTGGCTTAGAAGATGCTCACCTTAGTTCATCTTATATTAGGTCAATGGTTGGGCAAGCACTTTTAATAATGCCAGTCCACCTTTTGGAAAAGTATAAAGCAACGTATGAGCGTATACTCGAAGGAGAATTAAACGGGGGTGGGTTCTCAAATATAGCATCGCTTAACTTATTAACTGCCATTTATTTTGAACAACAGGGTGACGCCATACTGTCTTCCGAAGAGATTTCTAATAAGGTTGAGTCGATGTTTAAGGAGAAAGTGATGCCTATCGCTTTTAGCGCGGAGTACCACGCGCTACTAGGAAACAGTGAACGTGCTATATCACTTCTAACATTGCTTGTTGACGGTAACGACGTGATGGCTATCGGACGATATTATCCTTACTTTCAAAGCCCTGCTTTTTCAACATTACGTGAGGACAGCCGGTTTCTTGACTTAGAAGCGAAATATACACACAAGCTTTCTAAAATGAACCGAGAGTTAGCGTGGGAATTTTGA
- a CDS encoding VOC family protein, whose amino-acid sequence MELGLFSLSLTVKDISKSKAFYEALGFEAMPSCGSVEDKWLMMKNGTTMIGLFEGMFEDNIMTFNPSDVRALQANLVEQGIALDVPVKGDSGPGHLIVKDPDGNAIMFDQF is encoded by the coding sequence GTGGAGTTAGGGCTATTTTCGTTAAGTTTAACGGTTAAAGACATCAGCAAGTCGAAAGCGTTTTATGAGGCCTTGGGCTTTGAAGCCATGCCTTCATGCGGCTCGGTGGAAGATAAATGGTTAATGATGAAAAATGGCACCACCATGATTGGGTTATTCGAAGGGATGTTTGAAGATAACATTATGACCTTCAACCCAAGTGATGTTAGGGCGCTTCAGGCAAATCTAGTTGAACAAGGCATCGCTCTAGACGTGCCTGTAAAAGGCGATAGCGGCCCCGGGCATCTAATAGTTAAAGACCCGGATGGCAACGCTATCATGTTCGATCAGTTTTAA
- a CDS encoding NADPH-dependent 2,4-dienoyl-CoA reductase has translation MTSPYPHLLEPLDLGFTTLRNRTLMGSMHLGLEEEKGGFDKLAAFYAERAKGGAGLIVTGGISPNISGWVAPFAGRMTRSRHAKKHRVITDAVHKEDGKICMQILHSGRYGYHPLAVSASPMKSPITPFKPRELSSRGVRGTIKDYVKCASLAQKAGYDGVEIMGSEGYLINQFFCERTNHRNDEWGGSLENRARLAIEIVKGVREKVGTNFIIIYRLSMLDLVEGGAKWDEVVYLAKEIEKAGATLINTGIGWHEARVPTISTSVPRAAFTWITERMKKEVSIPLITTNRINTPEVAESVLAQGHADMVSMARPFLADAHFVAKAMRNESKLINTCIACNQACLDHAFEQKRASCLVNPQACYETELTFPPTQNKKKLAVVGAGPAGLAFSMYAAERGHEVHLFDKASEIGGQFNYAKQVPGKEEFYETLRYFDNQLARVGVTVHLNTEINAQSLADEGFDEVVLATGINPRTLTIEGHDHPKVMSYLDVLRDHKPVGMKVAIVGAGGIGFDVAEFLVEHEHLAKDKEKWLAHWGIDKDYSAPGALKEKAIEPSEREVYLLQRKSSKVGKGLGKTTGWIHRQSLKHHNVQMINGVSYEKVDDEGLHVLINDTPKVLPVDNVIVCAGQEPFKPLQQPLEEAGFTVHIIGGADVAAELDAKRAIRQGAELAARI, from the coding sequence ATGACATCACCCTACCCTCATCTACTTGAACCTTTAGATTTAGGCTTTACAACGCTTCGCAACCGCACACTTATGGGTTCGATGCACTTAGGCCTAGAAGAAGAAAAAGGCGGCTTCGATAAACTTGCTGCGTTTTATGCTGAACGCGCAAAAGGCGGCGCAGGGCTTATTGTGACTGGCGGTATCAGCCCGAATATTTCAGGTTGGGTAGCGCCCTTTGCTGGCAGAATGACCCGCTCTCGCCACGCAAAAAAACACCGTGTTATTACCGATGCGGTACATAAGGAAGACGGCAAAATTTGCATGCAAATATTGCATTCAGGCCGCTATGGTTATCATCCGCTTGCTGTTTCGGCTTCACCGATGAAGTCGCCTATTACTCCTTTTAAGCCTCGCGAATTATCCTCTCGCGGCGTAAGAGGGACAATTAAAGACTACGTAAAATGCGCTAGCCTAGCTCAAAAGGCAGGCTATGACGGCGTGGAAATTATGGGTTCTGAAGGCTACCTCATAAATCAGTTTTTCTGTGAGCGCACCAATCACAGAAATGATGAATGGGGTGGCAGCTTAGAAAACCGGGCTCGTCTGGCAATAGAAATAGTAAAAGGTGTACGCGAGAAAGTGGGCACTAACTTCATTATTATTTATCGCCTGTCTATGCTGGATTTAGTCGAAGGCGGCGCCAAGTGGGACGAGGTTGTATATTTAGCGAAGGAAATTGAAAAAGCAGGCGCTACGCTAATTAATACCGGCATTGGATGGCACGAGGCAAGGGTACCCACTATCTCCACATCTGTGCCACGTGCAGCGTTTACCTGGATAACCGAGCGTATGAAAAAAGAGGTGTCTATCCCTCTTATTACCACTAACCGTATTAATACCCCAGAGGTGGCGGAATCGGTACTCGCACAAGGTCATGCTGATATGGTGTCGATGGCACGTCCTTTCTTGGCTGACGCTCACTTTGTAGCGAAGGCTATGCGCAATGAGTCTAAGCTAATCAACACGTGTATTGCATGTAATCAGGCCTGCCTAGACCATGCGTTTGAACAAAAGCGCGCGAGTTGCTTGGTAAACCCACAAGCGTGCTACGAGACCGAACTTACCTTCCCGCCTACGCAAAATAAGAAAAAACTAGCGGTAGTAGGTGCAGGACCTGCGGGTTTGGCATTCTCCATGTATGCCGCAGAGCGCGGTCACGAGGTACATCTATTTGATAAAGCCAGTGAAATTGGCGGTCAATTTAATTACGCCAAGCAAGTGCCGGGTAAAGAAGAGTTTTACGAAACCCTACGCTACTTCGACAATCAGCTAGCTCGCGTGGGCGTTACGGTTCACCTTAACACCGAGATTAACGCACAAAGCCTTGCCGATGAGGGGTTTGATGAAGTGGTGCTAGCCACCGGTATTAATCCCCGTACGCTTACAATTGAAGGGCACGACCACCCTAAAGTGATGAGTTATTTAGACGTATTGCGCGACCACAAGCCAGTAGGCATGAAAGTAGCTATTGTTGGCGCTGGCGGCATTGGTTTTGATGTAGCAGAATTTTTGGTAGAACACGAACATTTAGCCAAAGATAAAGAAAAGTGGCTGGCGCACTGGGGTATAGATAAAGATTATTCTGCTCCTGGCGCACTAAAAGAAAAAGCCATAGAGCCTTCTGAGCGTGAAGTGTATCTACTACAACGCAAATCGTCTAAAGTAGGTAAAGGGCTAGGTAAAACTACGGGCTGGATCCACAGACAATCATTGAAACACCACAATGTTCAAATGATAAATGGTGTGAGTTACGAGAAAGTAGACGATGAAGGTCTGCACGTACTAATTAACGACACGCCCAAAGTACTGCCAGTCGATAACGTTATTGTATGTGCTGGTCAAGAGCCATTTAAGCCTCTGCAACAACCTCTAGAAGAGGCAGGATTTACCGTGCATATTATCGGCGGTGCTGACGTAGCGGCTGAACTTGATGCTAAACGCGCTATCCGTCAAGGCGCTGAGCTAGCAGCGCGAATTTAA
- a CDS encoding DUF885 family protein produces MKIFKALLISSAVAAGLGLNVVVAHEHGAISEAVSSQNVISKHSESEHEKLFTLFAEADERDIALSPIWAIFRGDMRYADRMGDFFTDSHFLAKRTATQLNLSELKHIDRSKLNDTDKLAYDVFKYNEERSLAMATNEIAALTEVRPFNHFSGFHTFYPTFASGKGAAPFNTVKDYENNLSRHQDYIAILKRAIDKFREGMQSGVLETKLTIDRVVKQFDTQLAIPVKDSQFWGPIEIFPESFSQKDRKRLTEQYEQTVQDIYSATAQLRDFLRDEYLPVARESVGLSQMKGGAKLYQMMVEDSTTLSMTPDELHNLGLKEVKRIKNGMLEIKDEVSFKGSLNAFFDYVRTDPQFKPTSRESLTQTYYDIGQEVDKKIGEYFSLLPKSELEIKPYDPAIEQFSAGGSYQPGTPDGSRPGIFYFNAYDLPSRLTTGNVTLYLHEGAPGHHFQVSLAQENEALPSFMRFSFLPAFGEGWALYSETLGYEMGFFDDPWNRYGTLQDEQLRAMRLVVDTGIHAKGWTREQAIDFMLENSGMTRTEVVAEVERYIAIPSQALSYKVGALKIQELRARAEKALGDDFDIREFHAQVLNTGGIPLAILEQKIDLWIASQKS; encoded by the coding sequence ATGAAAATATTTAAAGCGCTGTTAATTAGCAGTGCCGTAGCTGCAGGTCTCGGCTTGAATGTAGTAGTAGCTCATGAGCACGGAGCAATCAGTGAGGCTGTGTCGTCACAAAATGTGATTAGCAAGCATAGTGAATCAGAACACGAGAAGCTGTTTACCTTGTTTGCAGAAGCTGATGAGAGAGATATTGCTCTTAGCCCGATATGGGCCATCTTCCGCGGCGATATGCGTTATGCCGATCGAATGGGGGACTTTTTTACCGATTCACACTTTTTAGCAAAAAGAACAGCCACACAACTCAACTTGTCTGAGCTCAAGCACATTGACAGAAGCAAATTAAACGACACAGACAAATTAGCGTACGACGTATTCAAATATAACGAAGAACGTTCGTTGGCAATGGCGACAAATGAGATTGCAGCGCTTACGGAGGTTCGTCCCTTTAATCATTTCAGTGGTTTTCATACTTTCTATCCTACTTTTGCAAGTGGTAAAGGGGCTGCACCTTTTAATACGGTAAAGGATTATGAAAACAATTTATCTCGACATCAAGACTATATAGCGATACTCAAGCGTGCGATTGACAAGTTTCGTGAAGGTATGCAAAGCGGTGTTTTAGAAACGAAGCTCACCATTGATAGAGTTGTTAAACAATTTGATACGCAGTTAGCTATACCCGTAAAAGACTCACAATTCTGGGGGCCTATTGAAATTTTTCCTGAAAGCTTTTCTCAAAAAGATAGAAAGCGCCTGACTGAACAATACGAGCAAACCGTTCAAGATATTTATAGCGCTACCGCTCAGCTGCGCGATTTTCTGCGAGATGAGTACCTACCCGTCGCTCGCGAAAGCGTAGGTTTAAGCCAAATGAAAGGTGGTGCAAAACTTTATCAGATGATGGTAGAAGACTCGACAACCTTATCAATGACACCAGATGAGCTACATAATTTGGGGTTAAAAGAAGTTAAGCGTATTAAAAATGGTATGCTTGAGATTAAAGATGAGGTGAGTTTTAAAGGCTCGCTGAATGCATTTTTTGACTACGTTCGTACCGATCCGCAATTTAAGCCTACAAGTCGTGAATCGCTGACGCAAACTTATTACGACATAGGGCAAGAAGTAGATAAGAAAATTGGTGAATATTTTTCACTTCTGCCTAAGTCAGAGTTAGAAATAAAACCTTACGACCCTGCTATTGAGCAGTTTAGTGCAGGTGGCTCATATCAGCCGGGCACGCCAGATGGCTCTCGTCCAGGTATTTTCTACTTTAACGCGTATGACTTGCCCAGCCGCTTAACGACCGGCAATGTTACTTTGTACCTTCACGAAGGTGCTCCTGGTCACCACTTCCAAGTTAGTTTAGCGCAAGAAAATGAAGCACTGCCGTCGTTCATGCGCTTTAGTTTCTTACCTGCCTTTGGTGAAGGTTGGGCGCTGTATTCTGAAACGCTAGGGTATGAAATGGGGTTCTTTGACGATCCATGGAATCGTTATGGCACGCTACAAGATGAACAACTTCGCGCCATGCGCTTGGTGGTAGATACTGGTATTCACGCGAAAGGTTGGACCCGAGAGCAAGCCATTGATTTTATGCTTGAAAATTCAGGCATGACCCGCACAGAAGTTGTGGCGGAGGTAGAGCGTTATATTGCGATCCCGTCGCAAGCGCTATCTTACAAAGTGGGGGCGCTTAAAATTCAAGAATTGCGCGCGCGCGCAGAGAAGGCATTAGGTGATGATTTCGATATCCGTGAGTTCCACGCACAAGTGTTAAACACGGGCGGCATTCCACTTGCTATTCTTGAGCAGAAAATTGATCTCTGGATCGCTAGTCAAAAAAGTTAA
- the msrA gene encoding peptide-methionine (S)-S-oxide reductase MsrA: protein MKSTITAVLFGATLSASIFTPTTTADEAILAGGCFWCMESDFEKLEGVTDVVSGFTGGNTPNPTYNGDHKGHYEAVKITYNGDMLSYEDILDHFWVNIDPFDSRGQFCDKGTSYLSAIFVANEKERAIAEKTKADVVAQFPNQKVVTPILDASTFYPIKGDEIGHQDFYKKSPVRYKFYRWNCGRDQRLEEIWGEKALGKNKS, encoded by the coding sequence ATGAAATCAACAATCACCGCTGTATTGTTCGGCGCAACGCTAAGTGCTTCGATATTTACTCCAACGACAACTGCCGACGAAGCTATTTTAGCTGGGGGCTGCTTTTGGTGCATGGAGTCTGATTTTGAAAAGTTAGAAGGGGTTACTGATGTGGTGTCGGGATTTACCGGCGGTAACACCCCAAATCCGACGTACAATGGCGACCACAAAGGGCACTACGAGGCGGTAAAGATCACTTATAACGGCGATATGCTGTCTTATGAAGATATTCTTGATCATTTTTGGGTGAACATTGACCCTTTCGACAGCCGAGGTCAGTTCTGTGATAAAGGAACTAGCTACTTAAGCGCTATCTTTGTAGCAAACGAAAAAGAGCGTGCTATAGCCGAAAAAACAAAAGCTGACGTAGTGGCTCAATTTCCCAATCAAAAGGTAGTAACGCCCATACTCGATGCTTCTACCTTTTACCCGATTAAGGGCGATGAAATTGGCCACCAGGATTTTTATAAAAAAAGCCCCGTACGTTATAAGTTCTACCGATGGAACTGTGGGCGTGACCAGCGCTTGGAAGAAATTTGGGGCGAGAAAGCCTTGGGTAAGAATAAGTCGTAG
- a CDS encoding DUF885 family protein — MKKVILWLSSVIALAVVGLSIFITYQWHTDKPLSMRVLLDREVLKLMLSSPQMKTTLGLHHLGIDKHNYILDNGDKLTIIEKLPDLASIKSTVSQYRDLTGQEKITQDAVIHFLDSLQALQPYQYHNYPLDTFGGLHSRFPEFMTNGHPIESEDDIESYIARLRDSARYFEDVIKGIRQRESLGIVPPRIVIENVLRQLSKFIAPKVEDNTLLTSLNTKMLALDEVGHNDKLAFYRQAKAVISDYVYPSYQRMIALYEELQEVTPDGIGYWRLPDGERAYEAYLRFFTTLDTTPSDVFTIGEIEVTRIQKQMLDILAKDFGFQQMTFAQAMNSFLLNDELYFKDSPEGRQALLDEMHAQNEKMRAMLPQLFSQPDVPDLQFIRSPLLTEENDSLARYNNNSVLVNLSDMRALPKSSLPVLTFHEGIPGHHYQKNVTSELAGLPYIISQTPFGSYMEGWGMYAEQLGYELGLYETPEEVLSYLHYDLLRSARMVIDTGIHIKRWSREKAVAYLMTEVALSQNEAEIEVDRAIVVPGSGPMYKLGQLKILALREQTKARLGDKFSLKHFHDRVLENGALPLPLLEDLLSETGL, encoded by the coding sequence ATGAAAAAAGTCATATTGTGGTTATCTAGCGTAATAGCGTTGGCTGTTGTCGGGTTGAGTATTTTCATAACTTACCAATGGCATACTGATAAGCCGTTATCCATGAGAGTGCTTTTGGATAGAGAAGTATTAAAACTAATGCTTTCAAGCCCTCAAATGAAAACGACTCTTGGATTGCACCATTTAGGGATTGATAAACATAATTATATCCTTGATAACGGTGACAAATTAACTATTATCGAGAAGCTCCCTGATCTTGCTTCTATCAAATCGACAGTTTCACAATATCGTGATCTGACAGGTCAAGAAAAAATAACGCAAGACGCTGTCATTCATTTTCTTGATAGCCTTCAGGCACTTCAGCCTTACCAGTATCATAATTATCCTCTAGATACATTTGGTGGGTTACATAGTCGTTTTCCTGAATTTATGACCAATGGCCACCCTATTGAAAGTGAGGATGATATAGAAAGTTATATAGCACGCCTTAGAGATAGTGCTCGTTATTTTGAGGATGTAATAAAGGGGATTCGTCAAAGAGAAAGCTTGGGCATTGTTCCGCCACGCATAGTTATCGAAAATGTGTTGAGGCAACTTTCTAAATTTATAGCACCAAAGGTTGAAGATAATACATTGTTGACATCACTAAACACTAAAATGCTAGCGCTAGATGAAGTGGGGCACAATGACAAATTAGCATTCTACCGGCAAGCTAAAGCCGTTATCTCTGACTACGTTTACCCCAGTTACCAGAGAATGATAGCGTTATATGAGGAACTGCAAGAAGTAACACCTGATGGCATTGGCTATTGGCGTTTACCAGATGGAGAAAGAGCGTATGAGGCCTATTTACGATTTTTCACTACGTTAGATACAACGCCAAGCGATGTTTTTACCATTGGCGAGATTGAAGTTACTCGAATCCAAAAACAAATGCTCGACATTCTCGCTAAAGATTTTGGTTTCCAGCAAATGACGTTCGCTCAAGCTATGAATTCTTTCTTACTAAATGACGAGCTTTACTTTAAAGACTCACCAGAAGGACGACAGGCATTACTGGATGAAATGCACGCTCAAAACGAAAAAATGAGAGCGATGTTACCACAGTTATTTTCTCAACCTGACGTGCCCGATTTACAGTTTATTCGAAGCCCACTGCTTACTGAGGAAAATGACTCCCTAGCCCGGTATAACAACAATTCAGTTTTGGTAAATTTAAGTGATATGAGGGCGCTACCTAAAAGCAGTTTGCCTGTATTAACCTTTCATGAGGGGATCCCCGGTCATCATTATCAAAAAAACGTGACTAGCGAGCTAGCAGGGCTACCCTATATCATTTCACAAACACCTTTCGGCTCCTATATGGAAGGATGGGGAATGTACGCCGAACAGCTTGGTTACGAGCTTGGGCTTTATGAAACGCCAGAAGAAGTGCTTTCCTATCTTCACTACGACCTATTAAGAAGCGCAAGAATGGTTATAGATACAGGTATCCATATAAAGCGATGGTCTCGTGAGAAAGCAGTTGCGTATCTGATGACTGAAGTTGCACTAAGTCAAAACGAAGCCGAAATTGAAGTAGATAGAGCTATCGTTGTACCTGGTTCTGGGCCAATGTACAAATTGGGCCAACTCAAAATATTGGCGTTGCGTGAGCAAACGAAAGCCAGACTAGGCGATAAATTTTCGCTGAAGCATTTCCACGACCGAGTGTTAGAAAATGGCGCCTTACCGCTTCCCTTACTTGAAGATTTATTGTCTGAGACGGGATTGTAA
- the sodC gene encoding superoxide dismutase family protein — protein sequence MKKRLLSTLAGSLTLMLSANSFAGHHDSDEKEVIMNNLETGMSMGSVLVSSYDDDGVVFTPNLSGLTPGAHGFHVHQNGDCSPSMKDGKKVLGGAAGGHFDPEDTGKHRAPWSEKGHEGDLPVLYVDENGNATQPIFAPELELDDIEGRALMIHAGGDNYSDSPKKLGGGGDRVACGVIGK from the coding sequence ATGAAGAAACGTTTATTATCTACCCTAGCAGGCTCGCTAACATTAATGTTAAGTGCGAACAGTTTCGCAGGCCACCATGATAGCGATGAAAAAGAAGTGATAATGAATAACCTGGAAACAGGGATGAGCATGGGCTCAGTATTGGTGAGCAGTTATGATGATGACGGTGTAGTATTTACCCCCAACCTATCAGGGTTAACGCCAGGCGCCCATGGTTTTCATGTTCATCAAAATGGTGACTGCTCACCCTCAATGAAAGATGGAAAAAAGGTATTAGGTGGGGCTGCAGGAGGGCATTTCGATCCAGAAGATACCGGTAAACACCGTGCGCCTTGGTCTGAAAAGGGGCATGAGGGCGATTTACCGGTGCTTTATGTTGATGAAAATGGAAACGCAACTCAACCTATCTTTGCACCAGAGCTTGAGTTAGATGATATTGAAGGCCGCGCCTTAATGATCCACGCAGGTGGAGACAATTATTCTGACTCACCTAAAAAGTTAGGTGGCGGTGGCGACCGCGTAGCATGTGGCGTAATTGGGAAATAA
- a CDS encoding glutathione S-transferase family protein: MYTLYGYPKTRSVRVAWALEELGLSFDFNLVDLKQGQHLSEEYKAISPASKIPALTTPEGTLTESAAIVTFLAERHGMHEFIPEPGSFERAKYEEMMLFLTNELEQPIWNLAKHTFALPKEQRLEQMREVAVWEFKRVLPVFSSMLGDKEFVCGNMFTMADIIAGHILAWAKGCKLDITLDGKADNVAAYAQRILSREAYERAWRKEMSYLPKESQ, translated from the coding sequence ATGTATACACTTTATGGTTACCCGAAAACCCGCTCGGTGCGCGTGGCATGGGCATTGGAAGAGCTAGGTTTATCTTTTGACTTCAATTTAGTTGACTTAAAACAAGGGCAACATCTATCAGAAGAATACAAAGCCATTAGTCCAGCATCGAAAATTCCAGCCTTAACGACACCCGAAGGTACCTTGACCGAGTCAGCCGCTATTGTCACTTTTTTAGCTGAACGTCACGGTATGCATGAATTCATTCCAGAGCCAGGTAGTTTTGAGCGTGCCAAATATGAAGAAATGATGTTGTTTCTCACCAATGAGTTAGAGCAACCCATTTGGAATTTGGCAAAGCACACTTTCGCACTGCCTAAAGAGCAAAGACTTGAACAAATGCGAGAAGTGGCGGTATGGGAATTTAAGCGCGTACTGCCGGTATTTTCTTCTATGCTGGGCGATAAAGAATTTGTATGCGGCAACATGTTTACTATGGCCGACATAATAGCAGGTCATATTCTGGCGTGGGCAAAAGGCTGCAAACTTGATATTACGTTAGACGGTAAAGCAGACAATGTAGCCGCTTATGCGCAGCGTATATTAAGCCGTGAGGCGTATGAGAGAGCGTGGCGAAAAGAGATGTCATACCTACCAAAAGAAAGTCAATAA
- a CDS encoding OsmC family protein encodes MSIVKSGSAAYKPLGKKGKGSISTETGALSNQPYGFNTRFEDGKGTNPEELIGAANASCFTMALSFALSDAGYDDGELNTTAKISLEKSDDGFEITQSALSLDAEIDGITEDEFEKIAQEAKENCPVSQLLNANITLEYRLNKA; translated from the coding sequence ATGTCTATAGTTAAATCAGGTAGTGCAGCATATAAACCGTTAGGTAAAAAAGGGAAGGGCAGTATTTCTACAGAGACGGGGGCTTTATCTAACCAGCCTTATGGGTTCAATACGCGGTTTGAAGATGGTAAAGGGACTAACCCAGAAGAGTTGATTGGTGCTGCGAATGCAAGTTGCTTCACCATGGCACTTTCTTTTGCGCTTTCAGACGCGGGGTACGATGACGGCGAGTTAAATACTACTGCAAAAATCAGTTTAGAGAAAAGCGATGACGGCTTTGAAATTACACAGTCAGCACTAAGCCTAGATGCAGAAATTGACGGAATTACTGAAGACGAGTTTGAGAAAATTGCACAGGAAGCAAAAGAAAACTGTCCGGTATCTCAGCTTCTCAATGCCAATATCACATTGGAATACCGATTGAACAAGGCCTAA